The Desulfuromonadales bacterium genomic interval GCGGGCCCTTGGCATTCTCGACGACGAGCTGGAAGAAGAGGTCATCGAGCGGGCGACACAAGCGGAAGAGGAACTGACCCTGCCGGAAATCAAGACGCTGGTGGTCCTCACCCTCTTCACCCGCTCCCACGACGACTGGCGGCGAGAAGTCGACTGCATCATGGAAGACGACTGGTCGCGTTTGTATCATTGACGCGACAAGCGGGCTGCGGAGGATTCCGCAGCCTTTTTTGATTTAAACCGGGCACCAGGCACCAGGCACGAGGCACGAGAGGAAACCCTCTTGCCGCATGCCGGAAGCCTCCCGCCTGTTTCCGAACGGAACGGACATGGCCAGATCACTGGTGATCGTCGAATCACCCGCAAAAGCAAAAACCATCGAGAAGTTTCTCGGCAAGGGTTACAAGGTCCTCGCCTCCTACGGCCACGTCCGGGCCCTGCCCAGCAAGCAGGGGATGGTGGACGTCGCCAACGACTTCGAACCGAAGTACCAGATCCTGCCGGAGAGCAAAAAACAGATCGATCTGCTCCGGAAGGAAGCCCAGCAGAGCGACGAACTGATCCTTGCCACGGACCTCGACCGCGAGGGGGAGGCGATTGCCTGGCACCTGCTGCAGGCTCTGGGCATTCGCGAAGAGGGGGATTCGCCCCGGGTCAAGCGGGTCACTTTTCACGAGATCACCAAAAAGGCGATCACCAGGGCAATGGAGGAGCCGCGGCAAATCGCCAAGGACCTGGTCGACGCCCAGCAGGCTCGCGCCATCCTCGATTACCTGGTCGGCTTCAATCTCTCCCCTTTCCTCTGGAAGAAGATCCGCTACGGACTCTCCGCCGGCCGCGTCCAGTCGGTGGCCCTGCGCCTGATCTGCGACCGGGAGAAGGAAATCCAGGCCTTCCTCCCCAGGGAATACTGGACCATCGACGCCCTGCTGAAGACCGCCAAAGGCGAGGCCTTCCAGGCGCGCCTCTTCGCCATGGAGGGGAAGAAGCTCGACAAGTTCGCCATCGAGACCGAGGCACAGGCCAGTGCGCTTGTCAGCGCCATCGGCCGGGAGTCCTTCCGCGTCGCCGCCGTCACCCGCAGCGAAAAGAAGCGCAATCCCGCCGCCCCCTTCACCACCAGCACCCTGCAGCAGGAAGCGAGCCGCAAACTCGGCTTCTCGGCGCGCAAGACCATGACCGTGGCGCAGAAGCTCTACGAGGGGATCGACATCGGCGAAGGGATGGTCGGCCTGATCACCTACATGCGTACCGACTCGGTCGCGCTCTCCGAGGAAGCGACCGGCGAGGCGCGCGAGATCATCACCCGGGCCTTCGGCCCCGAGTATGCCCTGGCCCAGCCGCGCATCTACAAGAGCAAGGCGAAAAACGCCCAGGAAGCCCATGAGGCGATCCGTCCCACCGCCATCGCCAACACCCCCGAGAAGATCAAGGCGTACCTTTCTTCCGATCAGTTCCGGCTCTACAGCTTGATCTGGACCCGCACGGTCGCCTCGCAGATGGCCGCCGCCGTCCTCGATGCCACCACGGTCGACCTCGCCGCCGGCGACCGCTTCACCTTCCGCGCCAGCGGCCAGGTGATCCGCTTCCCCGGTTTCATGAAGCTCTACATCGAGGGGACCGACGAGGCCGAGGAGGACAAGGAGGGGACCCTGCCCCTGCTAACAGAGGGTGAGGCGCTGAATCGGGAGAAGCTGCTGCCCGAGCAGCACTTCACCCAGCCGCCGCCCCGCTACACTGAGGCGAGCCTGGTCAAGACCCTCGAAGAGAACGGCATCGGCCGCCCGTCGACCTACGCCTCGATCATGAACACCCTGGTGACCCGCAAGTACGTGCGCCTGGAAAAGCGGACCTTCTTCCCCGAAGACGTCGGCATGGTGGTCAGCGACCTGCTGGTCAACCACTTTCAGAAATACGTCGACTACGACTTCACCGCCACCCTCGAGGAGGAACTCGACGCCATCTCCCGCGGCGAGGAAAAGTGGCGGCCGGTGCTGCGCGCGTTCTGGGAGCCGTTCATCGCCCTGCTCAAGCAGAAGGAGCAGGAGGTCACCAAGGAAGACGTGACCACCGAGAAAACCGGCCGCAGCTGCCCCGAATGCGGCAAGGAACTGGTCATCAAGCTCGGCAAGTCCGGCAAGTTTCTCGCCTGCACGGGCTTTCCCGAG includes:
- the topA gene encoding type I DNA topoisomerase, which translates into the protein MARSLVIVESPAKAKTIEKFLGKGYKVLASYGHVRALPSKQGMVDVANDFEPKYQILPESKKQIDLLRKEAQQSDELILATDLDREGEAIAWHLLQALGIREEGDSPRVKRVTFHEITKKAITRAMEEPRQIAKDLVDAQQARAILDYLVGFNLSPFLWKKIRYGLSAGRVQSVALRLICDREKEIQAFLPREYWTIDALLKTAKGEAFQARLFAMEGKKLDKFAIETEAQASALVSAIGRESFRVAAVTRSEKKRNPAAPFTTSTLQQEASRKLGFSARKTMTVAQKLYEGIDIGEGMVGLITYMRTDSVALSEEATGEAREIITRAFGPEYALAQPRIYKSKAKNAQEAHEAIRPTAIANTPEKIKAYLSSDQFRLYSLIWTRTVASQMAAAVLDATTVDLAAGDRFTFRASGQVIRFPGFMKLYIEGTDEAEEDKEGTLPLLTEGEALNREKLLPEQHFTQPPPRYTEASLVKTLEENGIGRPSTYASIMNTLVTRKYVRLEKRTFFPEDVGMVVSDLLVNHFQKYVDYDFTATLEEELDAISRGEEKWRPVLRAFWEPFIALLKQKEQEVTKEDVTTEKTGRSCPECGKELVIKLGKSGKFLACTGFPECRHTEPLAAEEREEPVLSEEKCDKCGAPMLIKDGRYGKFLACSAYPACKNIQPLVKPKSLDITCPDCKQGVLMEKKSRYGKIFYSCNRYPQCKYALWDQPVDEACPKCGYPVIVEKVTKRYGTYRKCPTESCDWKLEIVPPEKKETPAKAPAKKPAAKKAPARSTKPKA